A window of the Cytophagaceae bacterium genome harbors these coding sequences:
- a CDS encoding MoaD/ThiS family protein yields the protein MTITFKYFGVVQEATQKEEEIVTFSENILSESKIRSWIENHYGKILTDNIRIAVNQNFVRDFKISEDAEIAFLPPFAGG from the coding sequence ATGACAATAACATTCAAATATTTCGGAGTTGTACAGGAAGCTACCCAAAAGGAAGAAGAAATAGTAACTTTTTCGGAAAACATTCTTTCAGAATCGAAAATAAGAAGCTGGATAGAGAACCACTATGGTAAGATTTTAACTGACAATATCAGGATTGCTGTTAATCAAAACTTTGTCCGCGATTTTAAAATCTCAGAAGACGCCGAAATCGCATTTCTGCCACCATTTGCCGGAGGATAA
- a CDS encoding porin: MNIKTLLTLSIVLLIIPAAYGQTDSSRSFHLSAYAEAYFSVDSKKIGFDRLPYYYYSHTTLSKPDINLAYVKATYAVERWRTNLAVAAGSYAKENIGRYVDLFEANAGLKLSSKHNLWLDAGVFPSHIGFESAVSADCPTLSRSIMAENSPYYESGAKLTWNDERWLVSLLYLNGWQNFKEWQTPAVGLQLNYKINSATVINYSNFIGLGEFNVIKRNYHDLYMTYSPARGLNLTAGLDIGIDQSRHINGGIWWTPVLIARLPVGNKNSFALRGEYIHDPNNEVLRYIYIIGIPPASLSSFSFNYDRKLFGKIWFRTEIKKLSGKDTHNDSNRWIFLSSLAVKLD; this comes from the coding sequence ATGAACATAAAAACACTGTTAACACTTAGTATAGTTTTGCTTATTATTCCTGCTGCTTATGGTCAGACCGACAGCAGCAGGAGTTTTCATCTAAGTGCTTACGCTGAGGCCTATTTCTCAGTGGATTCCAAAAAAATTGGTTTTGACCGACTGCCCTATTATTATTACAGCCACACTACGCTCAGCAAACCCGATATCAACCTGGCCTATGTAAAAGCCACCTATGCCGTGGAACGATGGAGAACTAACCTGGCGGTGGCGGCCGGCAGCTATGCCAAAGAAAATATTGGCCGGTATGTAGATTTGTTTGAGGCCAACGCAGGTCTAAAATTGAGTTCAAAACACAATCTGTGGCTCGATGCCGGGGTGTTTCCTTCTCATATAGGCTTTGAGAGTGCAGTCTCAGCCGACTGCCCGACATTGAGCCGAAGTATTATGGCCGAAAACTCGCCCTATTATGAAAGTGGAGCCAAACTAACCTGGAACGATGAGCGTTGGCTGGTTTCGCTGCTATATCTCAATGGCTGGCAAAACTTTAAGGAATGGCAGACACCGGCTGTAGGTTTACAATTGAACTATAAAATCAATTCTGCTACGGTAATCAATTACAGCAATTTCATCGGCCTGGGAGAATTTAATGTTATAAAAAGGAATTATCACGATCTTTATATGACTTACAGCCCGGCCCGGGGCCTCAACCTCACCGCTGGGTTGGATATCGGCATTGACCAATCAAGACATATCAATGGTGGTATATGGTGGACACCCGTGCTTATTGCACGCCTGCCGGTAGGCAATAAAAATAGCTTTGCCTTAAGAGGCGAATATATCCATGACCCTAATAATGAAGTCTTAAGATATATATACATAATCGGGATTCCGCCAGCCAGTTTATCTTCCTTCTCATTTAACTACGACCGGAAACTTTTCGGTAAAATATGGTTCAGAACCGAAATTAAAAAACTTTCAGGCAAAGACACGCACAATGATTCCAATCGTTGGATTTTCCTGAGCTCCCTGGCTGTGAAGTTGGATTGA
- a CDS encoding HesA/MoeB/ThiF family protein, giving the protein MKNQERYSRQILLPEIGTDGQQMIEQASVLIVGVGGLGTLVAQYLAMAGVGKIGLMDFDRVSESNLNRQVLYKEKDINLPKVEAAKKSLLEINATLNYLTFNEILSTENATGIFRTFDLIVDGTDNIISKYIINDTCNELNKPWVYGSIYRFEGQVSVFNYENGPTYRCLYPEDDNQVLSCEEAGVLGVVSATVAIQQATEALKIILKKENILIGKLLVTNVLSHKTSFFGIQKSNIETKKNKFQIPADAFILDVRNEDETPEADFENVLKIPMNILEENTKEIPKDKPVYVLCQSGIRSARAVEILKNKFDFQNLINAEGGIFKIEKK; this is encoded by the coding sequence ATGAAAAACCAGGAAAGATATTCCAGACAAATTCTGCTTCCGGAGATTGGAACAGATGGCCAGCAAATGATTGAACAGGCTAGTGTTTTGATTGTGGGTGTGGGTGGTCTGGGTACTTTGGTGGCCCAATATCTGGCCATGGCCGGCGTTGGGAAAATCGGCCTGATGGATTTTGATCGGGTATCAGAAAGTAATCTGAACCGGCAGGTACTTTATAAAGAAAAAGATATAAACTTACCAAAAGTCGAAGCTGCCAAAAAGAGTTTATTGGAAATCAATGCCACCTTAAACTATCTGACTTTCAATGAGATACTTTCCACTGAAAATGCTACCGGGATTTTCAGAACGTTTGATTTGATTGTAGATGGCACCGATAATATCATTTCGAAATACATCATCAACGACACCTGTAATGAACTAAACAAACCCTGGGTTTACGGCTCTATTTATCGCTTTGAGGGTCAGGTTTCTGTTTTTAATTATGAGAATGGGCCTACCTATCGTTGCCTTTATCCCGAAGACGACAACCAGGTACTTTCTTGCGAAGAAGCCGGGGTTTTGGGTGTGGTTTCGGCAACGGTTGCGATTCAACAAGCCACCGAAGCTTTAAAGATTATACTGAAGAAAGAAAACATTCTCATTGGAAAGTTATTAGTTACCAATGTTTTAAGCCACAAAACTTCTTTCTTTGGGATTCAAAAATCAAATATTGAAACCAAGAAAAATAAATTTCAGATTCCGGCAGATGCCTTTATTTTGGATGTAAGAAACGAAGATGAGACACCTGAAGCCGACTTCGAAAATGTTTTGAAAATTCCGATGAATATTTTGGAAGAAAATACTAAGGAAATTCCGAAAGATAAGCCAGTTTATGTATTGTGCCAGTCGGGAATAAGAAGTGCTAGGGCAGTAGAAATCCTTAAAAATAAATTTGATTTCCAAAATCTGATAAATGCAGAAGGCGGGATTTTTAAAATAGAAAAAAAATAA
- a CDS encoding cysteine desulfurase, translating to MPLKPVIYLDYNATTPVDPQVLAAMLPYFSGAFGNPSSNHFFGWEAEEAIENSRKSIAKNIGVKPTELSFFSGATEALNTAILGYAANFSPAESHIITCQTEHKAVLETCKYLEKLGFEVSYLSVNSDGEINIEELKSKIKENTILICLMLANNETGVIHSLKDLIKKIDNPKIKWLADITPALGKIKIDLADIPVDMAVFSGHKIYGPKGVGVLFKKSETKINPVSHGGLIEKGLKAGTLNVPAIVGIGKAVELCKVNLETENERIKKLKDKLETELLTLENVKINGVNANRLVNTSNIVFENIENAHLLKRLNQLALSQGSACNANQSKPSHVLKAMGLSDYQALSSVRISMGRFTTESEIDAAIDFFKTIIPTLRK from the coding sequence ATGCCCCTCAAGCCGGTAATATATCTGGATTATAACGCCACTACCCCTGTTGACCCACAGGTTTTGGCTGCCATGTTGCCGTATTTTTCGGGTGCATTTGGCAATCCTTCCAGTAATCATTTTTTCGGTTGGGAAGCTGAAGAGGCAATAGAAAATTCCAGGAAATCAATCGCAAAGAATATCGGAGTAAAACCCACAGAGCTTTCATTTTTTTCAGGAGCTACCGAGGCCTTAAATACTGCTATTCTTGGATATGCAGCAAATTTCTCTCCGGCCGAAAGCCATATCATCACCTGCCAAACCGAGCACAAAGCAGTACTGGAAACCTGTAAATACCTTGAAAAACTTGGCTTTGAGGTAAGTTATCTTTCTGTAAATTCTGATGGAGAAATTAACATTGAAGAACTTAAAAGCAAGATAAAAGAAAATACGATCCTGATTTGTCTGATGCTGGCCAATAATGAAACAGGAGTCATTCATTCCTTAAAAGATTTAATCAAAAAAATTGATAATCCAAAAATCAAGTGGCTGGCGGATATAACTCCAGCCTTAGGTAAAATAAAAATTGACCTGGCAGATATCCCGGTGGACATGGCGGTATTTTCGGGACATAAAATTTATGGCCCCAAAGGAGTTGGCGTTTTATTTAAAAAATCTGAAACAAAAATCAATCCTGTCAGTCATGGCGGGTTGATCGAAAAAGGTCTTAAGGCTGGGACGCTCAACGTACCGGCGATAGTGGGAATCGGTAAAGCCGTAGAACTATGTAAGGTTAATTTAGAAACTGAAAATGAACGAATTAAAAAGCTGAAAGATAAATTAGAAACGGAACTTTTGACTCTGGAAAATGTAAAAATTAACGGTGTAAATGCAAATCGATTAGTTAATACCTCAAATATAGTTTTTGAAAACATCGAAAATGCCCATTTACTAAAAAGACTCAATCAGCTGGCACTGTCCCAGGGATCAGCCTGTAATGCCAATCAGAGCAAACCTTCCCATGTACTCAAAGCAATGGGGCTCAGCGATTATCAGGCACTTTCATCTGTCAGAATAAGTATGGGAAGATTCACTACTGAAAGTGAAATTGATGCAGCCATAGATTTCTTCAAAACAATAATTCCAACACTCAGAAAATGA
- a CDS encoding molybdenum cofactor biosynthesis protein MoaE, which yields MEIFYDGPISPQLIAETISSIQAENEVGAHNIFLGQIRADKIKGKTVTAIEYTAYHEMVKTRMEEIRNEVLEKFNIQDFRVFHSIGKIKVGEICLFVISIAPHRQEAINATTYLLETIKKELPIFGKELFGDDSHQWKTNRF from the coding sequence ATGGAAATATTTTACGACGGTCCGATTTCACCCCAATTGATAGCCGAAACCATTTCTTCTATTCAGGCAGAAAACGAAGTGGGTGCCCATAATATTTTCCTGGGGCAAATCAGGGCAGACAAAATAAAAGGAAAAACTGTAACCGCCATTGAATACACCGCTTACCACGAAATGGTAAAAACCAGAATGGAGGAAATCAGAAATGAAGTGCTGGAGAAATTTAATATTCAGGATTTCAGGGTTTTTCATTCTATCGGGAAAATTAAGGTTGGAGAAATCTGTCTTTTTGTAATTTCTATTGCTCCGCACCGCCAGGAAGCCATTAATGCCACCACCTATCTACTCGAAACCATCAAAAAAGAACTTCCGATTTTTGGCAAAGAACTTTTCGGGGATGATTCTCACCAATGGAAAACCAACAGGTTTTGA
- a CDS encoding XdhC family protein → MNELKNIIRKYEDLKTGNLQCVLATVVRVEGSSYRRAGARMIVDEAGNMFGAISGGCLEGDALKKALLALHRNEKKLIVYDTSDENDAVVGAQLGCNGLIKVLFEPIDFQDSSNPVEILKWADAQAHGAKVLIQFSDSVQIIGTIAAIDHHSNVLCFENPLSFGLMEEILKSENVAEGYFHIYENEFFINKIKPPLQLLIIGAGNDAVVLSNMAGLLGWEISILDGRHTHTSAHRFQEGCQVYLGEASEVLKYVNYPENTAVVLVSHNFQYDLKVLSQLLTVKNITYIGILGPKNKFNKLLDSLKEESITVNTDDLSRLFSPMGFDIGAETPAEIALATLAEIQAVIKQKNGGSLRNKSGRIHD, encoded by the coding sequence ATGAACGAATTAAAAAATATTATCCGTAAATATGAGGATTTAAAAACCGGTAATCTTCAATGCGTTTTGGCGACTGTGGTGAGGGTGGAAGGTTCTTCTTACCGCAGAGCCGGGGCCAGAATGATTGTAGATGAAGCCGGCAATATGTTTGGAGCCATAAGCGGGGGTTGTCTGGAAGGAGATGCATTAAAAAAAGCCTTACTGGCCTTGCATAGAAATGAAAAAAAACTAATAGTCTATGATACTTCTGACGAAAACGACGCCGTAGTTGGTGCACAACTGGGATGCAATGGACTGATAAAAGTATTGTTTGAACCTATTGATTTTCAAGACTCTAGCAATCCTGTTGAAATATTAAAATGGGCAGATGCTCAAGCTCATGGAGCAAAAGTGCTTATTCAATTTTCAGATTCAGTACAGATTATTGGGACCATAGCTGCAATTGATCATCATTCCAATGTTTTATGCTTTGAAAATCCGCTCTCTTTTGGGTTAATGGAAGAAATACTCAAGTCAGAGAATGTGGCTGAAGGATATTTTCATATCTATGAAAATGAATTTTTTATAAATAAAATAAAGCCACCTTTACAGCTTCTGATAATAGGTGCCGGAAACGATGCGGTAGTTTTGAGCAACATGGCCGGCCTTTTGGGATGGGAAATCAGTATTTTGGATGGACGGCATACCCATACTTCGGCTCATAGATTTCAGGAAGGTTGCCAGGTTTATTTGGGTGAGGCTTCGGAAGTTTTGAAATATGTAAATTATCCTGAAAATACAGCTGTAGTATTGGTTTCTCACAATTTCCAATATGACTTAAAAGTACTCAGTCAACTACTCACAGTAAAAAACATAACCTACATTGGAATTCTCGGCCCGAAAAATAAGTTTAATAAATTATTGGATTCGCTTAAGGAGGAGAGTATTACAGTTAATACCGATGACCTTTCCAGACTTTTTTCTCCGATGGGTTTTGATATTGGAGCAGAAACACCTGCCGAGATAGCACTGGCAACATTGGCAGAAATTCAGGCGGTGATTAAACAAAAAAACGGAGGATCTTTGAGAAATAAATCCGGGCGAATTCACGATTGA